One genomic window of Psychrobacillus sp. INOP01 includes the following:
- a CDS encoding DUF485 domain-containing protein yields MANNIESSIKTASSLEKKKQYSAKSSNLNSSPTVGVTNFTAIAESAEFKALKRKKNKFILPITIFFLLSYILLPILTSYSTILNNNAFGDIAWVWVYALALFVMTWVLCMIYVRRANDFDKEAEKIFEKEKAGDYK; encoded by the coding sequence ATGGCTAATAATATCGAAAGCTCAATTAAAACCGCAAGTTCCCTAGAAAAAAAGAAACAATATTCGGCAAAAAGTTCTAATCTCAATTCCTCTCCAACTGTTGGTGTCACAAACTTTACTGCAATAGCAGAAAGTGCAGAATTTAAAGCATTAAAAAGGAAAAAGAACAAATTTATTTTACCTATCACAATATTTTTCTTACTGAGTTATATTTTGCTTCCTATTTTGACTTCCTATTCGACTATTTTAAATAATAATGCTTTTGGAGATATCGCCTGGGTTTGGGTTTATGCCCTTGCACTTTTTGTGATGACCTGGGTATTATGCATGATTTATGTACGTAGAGCTAATGATTTTGATAAAGAAGCTGAGAAGATTTTTGAAAAAGAAAAGGCTGGTGATTATAAATGA
- a CDS encoding ATP-binding protein, translating into MSQSATLVKTMRCNLMITNKARKGIQEWSTDEHAFFNIQSSFEVHIEKRPVNNHGNTSLSLYFDNVTNNKLAEKVDNRVVVMECILQKDGLLATGLHVRGTKVPVRNNRRLPVDLTFVTAKNNGAGMPLALHTKIQDLPVAEERSEYVKKRISSWEGYLKIQERNADIADITSPYSKLVFNADFTRMTLHGCTMNANEWKNLRGLSVTLKGFQNDVGDILKVDRAKQTIEIEIKPKFRELARKNQWNPKSKEAVFSNFASLSQIRRLRKGFEDLQNGFAANPNLEKILFEDRPTIRVNAKRRELEFHNQLNEFQQEAVIGAMSAEDLYVIQGPPGTGKTTVISEICQQNAKAGLRTLVASQSNLAVDNALSRLLSNKEIRILRFGRTESIEEEGKKFIEENVGQYWKEQTLTALHKEIDEQTLKEGQLIEQIAGCERQIEGLNKEQILLKEAIARKAEAKVEHDVRIEEIKMLKKALVSLKKDHEQLENNVLEQRGKLKTLANEINNMEQFIESNPSKDELLEKVNQLLGMTKEVQDLLSYREAIDSLRKIETSMEESREKYQSTQLKLNHIQLFQKEIDSIRKIDQLKSKMAEYNMELSISLQHQMTELDELIDHIKTFVDWQDLNARLLAAIDYVEKLLRKYKFPVENVRNNIGRSGILFDSSYTIKEIHQFMNRLKNMMTSGDDDLTTEKLAILLEGLYVREKFVMKQKSAVELAKNSSIKKFQTIKTQVVSDSSRESIALQQLKSELANKAVGQKNQLELLQNTVKQLQTEIDTDDSLPTSFELKDKKIEMEDSILKLKKTVDTVTSYMQQLEMKKNHFQKLTEEVGEIEEILQDNELKTKQVNVDGLEQERILKALDEILLQNPEHAIEKTVEAIKGTKDEMVRLQLEKAHLPITQTVQNEWYSLLKEANDHDLDEIRKLYVRHANVIGTTCVASARKEFIENYPVFDVVIIDEVSKATPPELLLPMLKGKKIILVGDHHQLPPLVGEDTLDETLQAILEESENLEEKDELKKLLKESLFERLFKNLPKTSKTMLAIQYRMHESIMDTITPFYEEENYRLQCGLADSDTVRDHLLESRYVKRKDHLLWLDMPNEKPYFEERMKDGKSRFNQAELDAIRDILLDLNEATATAKKEGRMDPDERKSIGVISFYGEQVKRIDRLIQQQVNLSHLTFRTGTVDKFQGMEMDVILLSMVRNNQEKSGDIGFANDYRRLNVALSRARELLVLVGSSHMFTKRAKQRTSRDMYGRLLQIVKDKNGLTNLQGDRKK; encoded by the coding sequence ATGAGCCAATCAGCAACCTTGGTTAAAACGATGCGCTGCAACTTAATGATTACAAATAAGGCACGCAAAGGAATTCAGGAGTGGTCAACTGATGAACATGCCTTTTTTAACATACAGAGTTCTTTTGAGGTACATATTGAAAAACGCCCAGTAAATAACCATGGAAATACGTCACTTTCCTTATATTTTGATAATGTAACAAACAATAAGCTAGCAGAAAAAGTAGATAATCGAGTAGTGGTGATGGAGTGTATCCTGCAAAAGGACGGCTTACTTGCCACGGGTCTTCATGTCAGAGGCACTAAGGTTCCTGTGCGTAATAACCGCCGTCTTCCCGTCGATTTGACTTTTGTTACTGCTAAAAATAATGGAGCAGGAATGCCACTTGCTTTGCACACAAAAATTCAAGATCTTCCTGTTGCAGAAGAACGTTCAGAGTATGTGAAGAAACGAATTTCTAGCTGGGAAGGTTACTTGAAGATTCAAGAGCGGAATGCAGATATTGCAGATATAACAAGTCCATATTCAAAACTTGTTTTCAATGCAGATTTTACTCGTATGACATTGCATGGCTGCACGATGAACGCCAACGAGTGGAAAAACCTAAGAGGTCTTAGTGTGACGTTAAAGGGATTTCAAAATGACGTAGGAGATATTTTGAAAGTAGATCGAGCAAAACAAACAATTGAAATAGAGATTAAACCAAAGTTTCGAGAACTAGCAAGGAAAAATCAATGGAATCCCAAATCGAAAGAGGCAGTTTTTAGTAATTTCGCATCCCTTAGCCAAATTAGACGTCTTCGAAAGGGATTTGAAGACTTACAAAATGGATTTGCTGCCAATCCAAATCTTGAAAAAATCTTATTTGAAGATCGACCAACTATTCGTGTGAATGCAAAGCGACGAGAATTAGAATTCCATAACCAGCTAAACGAATTCCAACAAGAAGCGGTTATTGGTGCGATGTCTGCAGAGGATTTGTATGTCATTCAAGGTCCACCTGGAACTGGGAAAACGACGGTAATTTCTGAAATATGTCAGCAAAATGCCAAGGCAGGCTTACGTACACTTGTAGCTTCTCAGTCTAATTTAGCAGTAGACAATGCCCTTAGTAGATTACTTTCAAACAAAGAAATTCGTATTTTACGATTCGGTAGGACAGAAAGTATTGAAGAAGAGGGCAAGAAGTTTATTGAAGAAAATGTAGGGCAGTACTGGAAAGAACAAACTTTAACTGCTTTACATAAAGAAATAGACGAGCAAACTTTAAAAGAAGGTCAGCTTATTGAACAAATAGCTGGATGTGAGCGTCAAATTGAGGGGCTTAATAAGGAACAAATATTATTAAAAGAAGCCATTGCACGAAAAGCGGAAGCAAAAGTAGAGCATGATGTAAGAATAGAAGAAATAAAGATGCTAAAAAAAGCATTAGTTTCATTAAAAAAAGACCATGAACAGTTAGAAAATAATGTTCTAGAACAACGAGGTAAGTTAAAAACTTTAGCAAACGAAATTAACAATATGGAACAATTTATCGAATCGAATCCTTCGAAAGATGAGTTGTTAGAAAAAGTAAATCAACTACTAGGAATGACGAAAGAAGTACAAGATCTCCTTTCGTACAGAGAAGCAATAGATTCGCTACGTAAAATAGAAACATCTATGGAAGAATCTAGAGAAAAGTATCAAAGTACACAATTGAAGCTAAACCATATCCAGTTGTTCCAGAAAGAAATAGATTCTATTCGAAAAATTGACCAGTTGAAAAGTAAAATGGCTGAATATAATATGGAACTTTCCATTTCTCTTCAACACCAAATGACTGAGTTAGATGAACTAATAGATCATATTAAAACCTTCGTCGATTGGCAGGATTTAAACGCTCGCTTGTTAGCGGCAATAGATTACGTAGAAAAGCTACTCCGAAAATACAAATTTCCTGTGGAAAATGTCCGAAACAATATAGGAAGAAGTGGTATTCTTTTTGATTCTTCCTATACGATAAAAGAAATTCATCAGTTTATGAATCGTTTGAAGAATATGATGACTTCTGGAGATGACGATCTGACGACGGAGAAATTAGCGATTTTACTAGAAGGTCTCTATGTGAGAGAGAAATTCGTTATGAAGCAGAAATCGGCCGTTGAGTTGGCGAAAAATAGTTCTATTAAAAAATTTCAAACGATTAAAACACAAGTGGTAAGTGATAGTAGCAGGGAATCAATAGCTCTTCAACAACTCAAAAGTGAATTAGCCAATAAGGCAGTCGGTCAAAAGAACCAGCTAGAGCTTTTGCAGAATACAGTGAAACAGCTACAAACAGAAATTGATACAGACGATTCACTACCAACCTCATTCGAGTTAAAAGACAAAAAGATTGAAATGGAAGACTCTATTTTAAAATTGAAAAAAACGGTAGATACCGTTACAAGCTACATGCAACAACTGGAAATGAAAAAGAATCATTTTCAAAAGCTCACCGAGGAAGTAGGGGAGATAGAAGAAATTCTTCAAGACAATGAACTAAAAACTAAACAAGTGAATGTAGATGGTTTAGAGCAGGAGCGCATACTAAAAGCTTTAGATGAAATTCTGCTTCAAAATCCTGAACATGCAATCGAAAAAACAGTGGAAGCGATAAAAGGAACTAAAGACGAAATGGTAAGACTTCAATTAGAGAAGGCCCATCTTCCGATCACACAAACAGTTCAAAATGAATGGTACTCATTATTAAAAGAGGCAAATGACCACGATCTAGATGAAATTCGTAAGCTATATGTGCGCCATGCCAATGTAATTGGAACAACATGCGTTGCATCAGCTCGTAAAGAATTTATAGAAAACTACCCTGTATTCGATGTAGTTATTATAGATGAGGTTTCTAAAGCAACACCACCTGAATTGCTTCTACCAATGTTAAAGGGTAAGAAGATTATTTTAGTTGGTGACCATCATCAGCTTCCTCCTCTTGTGGGTGAGGATACGCTAGATGAAACATTGCAGGCAATACTAGAAGAAAGTGAAAATCTAGAAGAAAAAGATGAGTTAAAAAAGCTTTTGAAGGAATCATTATTCGAACGTCTATTCAAAAATTTACCTAAGACAAGCAAAACAATGCTAGCTATCCAATATAGAATGCATGAAAGTATAATGGATACAATTACCCCGTTTTATGAGGAAGAAAATTATCGACTACAATGCGGGTTAGCTGATTCAGATACTGTTCGTGACCACCTACTTGAATCACGCTATGTGAAAAGAAAAGACCATCTGCTATGGTTAGATATGCCAAACGAAAAACCGTATTTTGAAGAGCGGATGAAGGATGGGAAAAGTCGATTCAACCAAGCGGAGTTAGATGCTATCCGTGATATACTATTAGATTTGAATGAAGCTACAGCAACTGCTAAAAAAGAAGGAAGAATGGACCCGGATGAACGTAAAAGTATTGGGGTCATTAGTTTTTATGGAGAACAGGTCAAACGAATTGACCGTCTTATCCAACAGCAGGTTAACTTATCTCATTTGACATTCCGGACTGGAACTGTAGACAAGTTTCAAGGGATGGAAATGGATGTCATTTTATTGAGTATGGTAAGAAACAATCAAGAAAAGAGCGGAGATATTGGATTTGCCAATGATTACCGCCGCTTAAATGTAGCATTATCCCGAGCAAGAGAGCTGCTTGTTTTAGTCGGAAGCTCTCATATGTTCACAAAACGAGCGAAACAAAGAACCTCCAGAGATATGTATGGTCGCTTGCTTCAGATTGTAAAAGATAAGAACGGATTGACTAACTTACAGGGAGATAGGAAGAAATAA
- a CDS encoding S1C family serine protease produces MDKNQPNGELEEISDEELQLLVLEAQREALEKEALEKTRPKPKRPFPRWIFWTMAFVLFVNTFAMIFQIYSIPAIEFIKTSARLSAQEDIARYKEAVVVVLTDDSKGTGFSISSEGKVLTNYHVVEDNDSVIVGFPEAGRFNADVIQTYPSIDLAVLQVDEEDLPFLKLSENPSYEFGNPITFIGNPLKFTGIANEGSLIDFHQLSDWDVPVMMMEAPVYRGNSGSPVLNEEGQVIGIVFATLDHEEHGRVGLFIPIEEYYKTQK; encoded by the coding sequence GTGGATAAGAACCAACCTAATGGTGAGCTTGAGGAAATTAGTGATGAAGAATTACAGCTACTAGTTCTGGAAGCACAGCGAGAGGCACTTGAAAAAGAAGCGTTAGAAAAAACGAGGCCAAAACCTAAGCGACCTTTTCCAAGATGGATTTTTTGGACAATGGCTTTCGTCTTGTTCGTCAATACATTTGCGATGATTTTTCAGATTTATTCCATTCCAGCCATTGAATTTATCAAAACCTCCGCCAGGTTATCGGCACAGGAAGATATTGCTCGGTATAAAGAAGCGGTAGTAGTTGTTTTAACGGATGATAGCAAAGGAACTGGATTTTCTATTTCAAGTGAAGGTAAAGTTCTTACCAATTATCATGTAGTAGAGGATAATGACAGCGTAATAGTAGGTTTTCCTGAAGCGGGACGTTTTAATGCAGATGTAATACAAACCTATCCATCTATAGATCTTGCAGTATTGCAGGTGGATGAAGAGGACTTGCCTTTTCTAAAGCTTTCGGAAAACCCATCTTATGAGTTTGGCAATCCTATCACGTTCATCGGCAATCCACTAAAATTTACAGGCATTGCAAATGAAGGATCTTTAATCGATTTTCATCAATTAAGTGATTGGGATGTACCTGTAATGATGATGGAAGCTCCTGTTTATAGAGGAAATAGTGGAAGTCCTGTTTTGAATGAAGAAGGACAAGTAATTGGCATCGTATTTGCCACATTAGATCATGAAGAGCACGGAAGAGTTGGACTGTTTATACCGATTGAGGAATATTATAAAACCCAAAAATGA
- a CDS encoding 3-hydroxyacyl-CoA dehydrogenase family protein produces MAEKVTVLGAGTMGHGIAQLYAQAGYDVSMFDIKDEFLESAMTRISDNLDMLIQENSITAFEKEITLKRISTSTDLKEAVSGTRFVTEAVSENLTIKFDLFKQLEEVVEDDTIIASNTSTFSIQQLSEGVQKTDRLIITHFFNPAHLVPLVEVVKGPETSQDIIDRTVEVLRNIGKKPVVLKKDIPGLIANRLQAALVREAFYLLDNGIADAKDIDLAITAGPGFRWAFIGPLETADFGGLDIWKSVVENLAPVLSKEEKIPQFVEEKVQSGNLGTKTGNGLFTYSGNDEVQRRITERDENFIRLANIKNKNYK; encoded by the coding sequence ATGGCAGAGAAAGTTACTGTTTTAGGTGCAGGTACAATGGGTCATGGAATTGCTCAGCTATACGCACAAGCAGGCTATGATGTATCTATGTTCGATATTAAAGACGAGTTCTTGGAAAGCGCAATGACACGAATCTCAGATAACTTGGACATGTTAATCCAAGAAAATTCGATTACAGCATTTGAGAAAGAAATTACATTAAAACGAATTTCTACATCAACTGACTTAAAGGAAGCAGTTAGCGGAACTCGATTTGTCACGGAAGCAGTATCTGAAAATCTAACCATTAAATTTGACTTATTTAAGCAGTTAGAGGAAGTTGTAGAAGACGATACGATTATCGCATCCAATACATCTACGTTTTCCATTCAACAACTATCCGAAGGTGTTCAAAAAACAGACCGTCTAATCATTACTCACTTCTTCAATCCAGCACATTTAGTACCACTTGTAGAAGTCGTAAAAGGTCCAGAGACTTCACAAGATATCATTGATCGCACAGTAGAAGTTTTGAGAAATATCGGTAAGAAACCGGTAGTCTTGAAAAAAGACATTCCTGGCTTAATTGCCAATCGTCTACAAGCTGCACTAGTCCGTGAAGCATTCTATCTTTTAGACAATGGTATTGCGGACGCAAAAGATATTGACTTAGCTATCACAGCTGGTCCTGGATTCAGGTGGGCATTCATTGGACCATTAGAAACTGCAGATTTTGGTGGTCTTGATATTTGGAAGAGCGTCGTAGAAAACCTGGCACCGGTTCTATCTAAAGAAGAGAAAATCCCACAATTTGTTGAAGAAAAAGTTCAAAGTGGAAATCTTGGAACTAAAACAGGTAATGGCTTATTCACTTATTCAGGTAACGATGAAGTTCAAAGAAGAATTACTGAACGTGATGAGAACTTCATTAGATTAGCTAATATTAAAAATAAAAACTATAAATAA
- a CDS encoding 3-hydroxybutyrate dehydrogenase translates to MVENKVVIITGSARGIGFEIGKHFAADGAKVVLSDINNEVLQESAESLKKLGYEAIGIKADVTSEEELQNLVAETKKTYGRVDIVINNAGLQHVSPIEEFPTAKYELMIKIMLTAPFILTKTVFPIMKEQGFGRIINVASINGLVGFAGKAAYNSAKHGVIGLTKVAALEGAEHGITVNAIAPGYVDTPLVRGQMADLAKTRNVPVEDVLAEVLLPLVPQKRLLDVSEIADYALFLASDKAKSVTGQAVVIDGGYTAQ, encoded by the coding sequence ATGGTTGAAAATAAAGTAGTTATTATAACAGGATCGGCTCGTGGGATTGGGTTTGAAATAGGAAAGCATTTCGCTGCAGACGGTGCTAAAGTTGTACTTTCTGATATTAATAACGAAGTGTTACAAGAATCTGCTGAATCACTGAAAAAACTTGGCTATGAAGCAATCGGTATCAAAGCTGACGTAACAAGCGAAGAAGAGCTTCAAAATTTAGTTGCTGAAACTAAAAAAACTTATGGTCGCGTGGATATCGTGATTAACAATGCTGGTTTACAACATGTTTCACCGATTGAAGAGTTTCCAACAGCAAAATACGAATTGATGATAAAAATTATGTTAACAGCACCTTTCATTCTTACTAAAACAGTTTTCCCGATTATGAAAGAACAAGGATTTGGACGTATTATTAACGTTGCTTCTATAAATGGATTAGTCGGATTTGCAGGTAAAGCCGCATACAATAGTGCAAAACACGGAGTAATCGGTTTAACAAAGGTTGCTGCATTAGAAGGCGCTGAACATGGTATTACAGTAAATGCGATTGCCCCAGGATATGTAGATACACCGCTTGTTCGTGGACAAATGGCTGATTTAGCTAAAACTCGTAATGTACCCGTAGAGGATGTATTGGCAGAAGTCCTTCTTCCTCTAGTGCCTCAAAAACGTCTATTAGATGTTAGTGAAATTGCTGATTACGCCTTATTCCTAGCAAGTGATAAAGCGAAGAGTGTTACAGGACAAGCTGTTGTTATTGATGGTGGTTATACTGCTCAATAA
- a CDS encoding GntP family permease yields MLSIVVGLVLLMALAYLGWSIIWVAPLAAGVVALMSGLDVFDTYTGTYMDGLVGFVKSWFPIFLLGAIFGKLMEETGAAKAVAQKVTQLIGKKRAILGVLIASALLTYGGVSLFVVVFAVYPIALALFREANITRKLLVPTFALGAFTFTMTSMPGTPQIQNLIPMDFYNTTPTSGPVIGIVTTLIMAVGGYFWLAFREKKLSAKGDQFTEPDKSGTNEKREEEKVPNWFLSLVPLIVVVVLLNIVKLEPIYALILGVLSIMLINIKDYKKFVFSVNDGAKGSVMAILNTSAAVGFGAVIAVVPAFDNITEWLLNVSDNPLVAQSLAVQIMAVITGSASGGMGIALGTLGDTFYNLSQTTGISPDVFHRMAAVASGASILPNNGALLTLIAVTGLTHKETYKDVFVVAFIIPTIAVIVGIIMGGIGLV; encoded by the coding sequence ATGTTAAGTATAGTTGTTGGTTTAGTATTATTAATGGCTTTAGCTTATCTTGGATGGTCCATTATTTGGGTAGCTCCATTAGCTGCAGGTGTTGTAGCTTTAATGAGTGGATTAGATGTATTTGACACATATACAGGAACCTATATGGATGGATTAGTTGGATTCGTGAAAAGTTGGTTCCCTATCTTCTTATTGGGGGCAATTTTTGGGAAGTTGATGGAAGAAACAGGTGCAGCTAAAGCTGTTGCCCAAAAAGTAACACAGTTAATCGGTAAAAAGAGAGCTATTCTTGGTGTGCTAATAGCTTCTGCTTTATTAACGTATGGTGGTGTTAGTTTATTTGTAGTTGTATTTGCTGTTTATCCGATTGCTCTTGCGTTATTCCGTGAAGCAAATATCACAAGAAAGTTACTTGTTCCCACATTTGCACTTGGAGCTTTTACATTCACAATGACATCGATGCCTGGTACACCACAAATTCAAAACTTAATACCAATGGATTTTTATAATACGACACCAACTTCAGGTCCTGTTATAGGGATTGTCACTACATTAATTATGGCTGTTGGTGGATATTTTTGGTTAGCATTCAGAGAGAAAAAACTTTCCGCTAAAGGTGATCAATTTACGGAACCAGATAAATCAGGGACTAACGAGAAAAGAGAAGAAGAAAAAGTTCCAAATTGGTTCTTATCTTTAGTTCCTCTTATTGTTGTTGTTGTTCTACTAAACATTGTGAAATTGGAACCTATATATGCTTTAATACTAGGTGTACTAAGCATTATGCTTATTAACATAAAGGATTATAAGAAGTTTGTTTTCTCTGTAAACGATGGTGCTAAAGGCTCGGTAATGGCAATTCTGAATACGAGTGCGGCAGTTGGTTTTGGAGCTGTTATAGCGGTAGTTCCTGCATTTGATAACATAACTGAATGGTTACTTAATGTCTCAGATAATCCATTAGTTGCTCAATCTTTGGCTGTTCAAATTATGGCTGTTATTACAGGATCTGCTTCCGGCGGTATGGGAATTGCACTTGGTACACTTGGCGATACTTTTTACAATCTTTCTCAAACTACAGGCATTAGCCCGGATGTGTTCCATAGAATGGCTGCAGTTGCTTCGGGGGCGTCAATACTTCCTAATAATGGGGCTCTTTTAACACTTATTGCAGTTACAGGATTAACCCATAAAGAAACATATAAAGATGTATTTGTGGTAGCTTTTATAATACCTACAATTGCAGTAATCGTCGGTATCATCATGGGTGGTATTGGACTAGTATAA
- a CDS encoding GntP family permease, which yields MDLFIILMALGLLMFTAYRGYSVILFAPIAALLAVFLIDPANILPFYSGVFMEKMVGFIKNYFPVFLLGAIFGKVIEMSGIAESIAKTIVRLIGAKQAMLTIILLGSILTYSGVSLFVAVFAIYPFAVQLFKQADIPKRLMPATIALGAFTFTMDALPGTPQIQNVIPTSFFNTDIYAAPILGIIGAIIVLFVGLTYLEFRRRQAKKAGEGYYGFDGENATVPEKESIKENNPASDLSLNKSVLRQFLAFVPLVLVAVMNSYLTKAIPNWYPNGFDFSAMGLDEYAVDVASNAAIWAVEIALVVGIITALAFDWKRVTKNMKEGLNNSISGSLLAVMNTGSEYGFGGIIAALPGFAKISDGISGVFTNPLVNGAVTTSTLAGVTGSASGGMGIALSAMGDKFNQALAVANIPPEVMHRVVAMASGGMDTLPHNGAVITLLAVTGLTHKQSYGDIFVITIIKTLTVFVIIALYTWFGIV from the coding sequence ATGGATTTGTTTATTATATTAATGGCGCTTGGCTTACTAATGTTTACTGCATATCGCGGATATTCGGTAATATTATTTGCGCCTATAGCTGCACTTTTGGCTGTTTTCCTTATAGATCCTGCTAATATCTTGCCTTTCTACTCCGGTGTGTTCATGGAAAAAATGGTAGGGTTTATAAAGAATTATTTTCCGGTCTTTCTATTGGGGGCCATTTTCGGAAAAGTTATTGAGATGTCCGGTATTGCTGAGTCTATTGCGAAGACTATTGTCCGTCTAATAGGTGCCAAACAAGCAATGTTGACGATTATTTTATTGGGTTCAATTTTAACTTATAGCGGTGTTAGCCTGTTTGTAGCGGTTTTTGCAATTTATCCTTTTGCGGTTCAATTGTTTAAGCAAGCAGATATTCCTAAAAGACTTATGCCTGCGACGATTGCATTAGGAGCTTTTACATTCACAATGGACGCTTTGCCTGGCACACCACAAATTCAAAACGTTATTCCTACATCGTTCTTTAATACAGACATTTATGCTGCACCTATACTTGGAATAATAGGAGCAATCATTGTATTATTTGTAGGATTAACATACTTAGAGTTTAGAAGAAGACAAGCTAAGAAAGCAGGGGAAGGTTATTATGGGTTCGACGGTGAAAATGCTACTGTACCTGAAAAGGAATCTATAAAAGAAAATAATCCTGCCTCTGATTTAAGTTTAAATAAATCTGTATTAAGACAATTTTTAGCGTTTGTTCCTCTTGTTCTTGTAGCTGTTATGAATAGCTATTTAACTAAAGCTATACCGAACTGGTATCCAAATGGATTCGATTTTTCTGCCATGGGTTTAGATGAATATGCAGTTGATGTAGCGTCGAACGCTGCAATCTGGGCAGTTGAAATTGCATTAGTAGTAGGAATTATTACAGCTCTTGCATTTGATTGGAAGCGAGTAACGAAAAATATGAAAGAAGGGCTAAATAACAGCATTAGTGGTTCACTGCTTGCTGTTATGAACACGGGATCTGAATATGGATTTGGCGGAATTATCGCTGCACTTCCTGGCTTTGCGAAAATTAGTGACGGAATATCAGGTGTCTTTACGAATCCACTCGTTAACGGGGCAGTTACTACTAGTACACTTGCAGGAGTTACTGGATCGGCATCTGGTGGTATGGGAATAGCGTTAAGTGCAATGGGGGATAAATTCAATCAGGCGTTAGCAGTAGCGAATATTCCGCCCGAAGTAATGCATCGTGTTGTCGCTATGGCATCCGGTGGTATGGATACTCTTCCTCATAACGGAGCTGTTATTACATTGCTAGCTGTTACAGGGTTAACGCACAAACAATCGTATGGTGACATATTTGTGATTACTATCATTAAAACATTAACTGTTTTTGTCATTATTGCTCTCTACACTTGGTTTGGTATTGTGTAA
- the cdaS gene encoding sporulation-specific diadenylate cyclase CdaS — MSHKAFDLTPLKKRLTESLESISFEIDKGIKTLNNDSYCVLGELKDLKDKFEEVETMAASFYLNNYLSPYTDKYLEISTCIQHLSHQRHGALIVIERKDQVDPLIRAGTAIGATLTQSLLESIFYPGNPLHDGAVLIRGDKIYSAANVLPLSNIVSGGKKLGTRHRAALGLSEKCDALVLVVSEESGIISFSIDGSLFPISVTSSII; from the coding sequence ATGTCTCACAAAGCTTTTGATTTAACCCCACTAAAGAAACGATTAACGGAAAGCTTAGAAAGTATATCATTTGAGATAGATAAAGGAATAAAAACATTAAACAATGATAGTTATTGTGTTTTGGGGGAGCTAAAGGACCTCAAAGATAAATTTGAAGAAGTAGAAACGATGGCGGCTTCTTTTTACCTCAATAATTATTTATCCCCTTATACCGATAAATACTTGGAAATATCTACTTGCATTCAGCATTTGTCTCATCAGAGACATGGAGCATTGATCGTTATTGAGCGTAAGGATCAAGTGGACCCATTAATTCGAGCTGGTACGGCTATTGGTGCAACATTGACACAATCATTATTGGAATCCATCTTTTATCCTGGAAATCCTTTACATGATGGGGCTGTGTTAATAAGGGGGGATAAAATATATTCCGCAGCTAACGTTCTTCCTTTATCTAACATAGTGTCAGGGGGAAAGAAACTTGGTACCCGTCACCGTGCAGCATTAGGACTCTCGGAAAAATGCGATGCGTTAGTTCTAGTAGTTTCAGAGGAGTCGGGTATTATTTCTTTCTCAATAGACGGAAGTCTTTTCCCTATAAGTGTGACTAGCTCTATCATTTGA
- a CDS encoding MarR family winged helix-turn-helix transcriptional regulator, producing the protein MELAPIKLNAVSVILRTSQSIQEVIRKDAARYELNPTEFAVLELLYQRGDQPIQVIGKKALISSSSITYVVDKLEQKEFVVRKACPEDRRVTYASLTILGKTLVERIFPPYEKKMEEIFGQLTEADMNKMIELLKKVENTA; encoded by the coding sequence TTGGAACTAGCTCCAATAAAGTTGAATGCTGTTTCCGTTATCCTTCGTACCTCCCAATCGATTCAAGAAGTGATTAGAAAAGATGCAGCTAGATATGAATTGAATCCTACAGAGTTTGCTGTATTAGAATTACTCTATCAAAGAGGCGATCAGCCGATTCAAGTGATTGGGAAAAAGGCTCTTATTTCAAGTAGTAGTATCACTTATGTGGTAGATAAGCTGGAGCAGAAGGAGTTTGTTGTTCGTAAAGCATGTCCGGAAGATCGTCGTGTGACTTATGCTAGTCTGACGATTCTAGGGAAGACACTTGTGGAACGAATTTTTCCTCCATATGAGAAGAAGATGGAAGAGATCTTTGGTCAGTTAACAGAAGCAGATATGAACAAAATGATAGAACTATTAAAAAAAGTCGAGAATACTGCTTAA